Proteins from a single region of Chitinibacter bivalviorum:
- a CDS encoding putative 2-aminoethylphosphonate ABC transporter substrate-binding protein, which produces MKKLTCLSVALSALFTASIALADSTLTVYTALEADQLKAYQAKFEEENPGIKLKWVRDSTGIITAKLLAEKANPQADVVMGLAASSLLVLEKEGMLQAYAPKGVEKLSKEYVDAANPPAWVGMDVWGATVCFNTVEAAKQGLKKPESWKDLLKPEYKGKIVMPNPASSGTGYFDVSAWLQMFGEKDGWAYMDKLHDNIAQYTHSGSKPCKQAAAGEFPIGISFEYRAAKLKEGGAPIDLVFPKEGLGWDLEATSIMKGSKNLDAAKKLADWSASKSANELYEKNFAIVAMPGVAKPNAHIPADYEKRLIKQDLRWSASNRDKILAEWTKRYDSKSEPKK; this is translated from the coding sequence ATGAAAAAACTGACTTGTCTTTCTGTGGCGCTTTCAGCGCTGTTCACCGCTTCGATCGCCTTGGCCGATAGCACGCTCACCGTTTATACCGCGCTGGAGGCCGACCAGCTCAAAGCGTATCAAGCTAAATTTGAAGAAGAAAACCCTGGCATTAAATTGAAATGGGTGCGTGATTCAACCGGCATTATCACGGCCAAATTATTGGCCGAAAAAGCCAATCCACAAGCCGATGTCGTGATGGGTTTGGCTGCTTCGTCGCTGCTGGTGCTGGAAAAAGAAGGCATGTTGCAAGCTTATGCACCTAAGGGTGTAGAGAAGCTGAGCAAAGAATATGTGGATGCTGCTAATCCACCTGCATGGGTTGGGATGGACGTGTGGGGCGCGACGGTTTGCTTTAATACCGTTGAAGCCGCTAAACAAGGCTTGAAAAAGCCAGAAAGCTGGAAAGACCTGCTCAAGCCTGAATACAAAGGCAAGATCGTGATGCCAAATCCAGCCTCCAGCGGCACGGGTTATTTTGACGTGAGCGCTTGGTTGCAAATGTTTGGCGAAAAAGACGGCTGGGCGTATATGGATAAATTGCACGATAACATCGCGCAATACACGCATTCAGGCTCTAAGCCTTGTAAGCAAGCCGCCGCAGGCGAATTCCCGATTGGTATTTCATTTGAATACCGCGCCGCCAAATTAAAAGAAGGTGGTGCGCCGATCGATCTGGTCTTTCCGAAAGAAGGTCTGGGCTGGGATTTGGAAGCCACCTCGATTATGAAGGGCAGCAAAAACCTCGATGCGGCGAAAAAACTCGCTGACTGGTCTGCCTCCAAATCAGCCAATGAGTTGTATGAGAAAAACTTTGCCATCGTTGCGATGCCCGGCGTTGCCAAACCCAATGCTCATATTCCTGCTGACTACGAAAAACGTCTAATCAAACAAGATCTGCGCTGGTCAGCGAGCAATCGCGACAAGATCTTGGCTGAGTGGACCAAACGCTACGACAGCAAATCTGAGCCGAAAAAATAA
- a CDS encoding PP2C family protein-serine/threonine phosphatase, whose protein sequence is MKFTVFQDSRKGGRQYNQDRVGYSYSRDALLLVVADGMGGHLHGEVAAQITVELLSDQFQKKAAPIIHSPAQFLADALLNCHEAIYNYAIAQHLLEVPRTTVVACIIQDDMAYWAHVGDSRLYLVRDGHTIAQTRDHSKVQKLVESGAITAEQALHHAEKNKIYNCLGGTLMPDIDIGGRVALQNADSILLCTDGLWGSLADDEINRFLSSFPVMFALPQLLDKAELRGGKFGDNLTALAINWHESDQEEDSSFVSTVKLDQDTVSTHIDPLNVNSTPEISDDDIEKAIAEIQAAINKYSI, encoded by the coding sequence ATGAAATTTACCGTTTTTCAAGATAGTCGCAAGGGTGGTCGCCAATACAATCAAGATCGAGTGGGCTATTCCTACAGTCGGGACGCCTTACTCTTGGTCGTTGCCGACGGCATGGGTGGACATTTACACGGTGAAGTTGCTGCGCAAATTACAGTCGAGTTGCTTAGTGATCAGTTTCAAAAGAAAGCCGCGCCCATCATTCATAGCCCCGCGCAATTTTTAGCCGATGCGCTGCTCAATTGCCACGAAGCCATTTACAACTATGCCATTGCCCAACACCTGCTTGAAGTCCCCCGCACGACGGTGGTGGCTTGCATTATTCAGGATGACATGGCGTATTGGGCGCACGTGGGCGATTCACGCCTGTATTTAGTGCGAGACGGCCATACTATCGCTCAAACGCGAGATCACTCTAAAGTACAAAAACTAGTTGAATCGGGTGCGATCACCGCCGAACAAGCGCTGCACCACGCAGAAAAAAATAAGATCTACAACTGTCTGGGCGGCACTTTGATGCCCGATATTGATATTGGCGGGCGCGTGGCCTTGCAAAACGCCGATTCGATTTTGCTATGCACCGATGGTTTGTGGGGCTCGCTGGCGGATGATGAAATCAATCGCTTTTTAAGCTCGTTCCCTGTGATGTTTGCCCTGCCGCAGCTGCTCGATAAAGCGGAGCTACGCGGTGGCAAATTTGGCGACAATCTCACTGCACTGGCGATTAACTGGCACGAAAGCGATCAGGAAGAAGATTCGAGCTTTGTTTCTACCGTGAAGCTAGATCAAGACACGGTGAGCACGCATATCGACCCACTCAATGTGAATTCAACACCCGAAATTAGTGATGATGACATTGAAAAAGCCATCGCTGAAATTCAGGCTGCGATTAATAAATATTCGATTTAA
- a CDS encoding alkaline phosphatase, with protein sequence MKKTLIAAVLVSAFASLAAPTYAAGEAKNVIFFLGDGMGPTTVTAARIYKYKEEGELNMEKLDGKTRTARIKTYSNDAQTTDSAPSMAAYMTGVKMNNEVLSMTPDTKAVDAAGKAYQVGGDSTCPAGNGKPVDTILEIAKAKGKAVGAVTTTRVTHATPAATYSHICNRDAENTIAAQAVVGGAGYNTKLGDGLDVLLGGGTQFFLPTTAGGKRTDGRDLIAEMKTKGYTYAATGTALAAIDGKNTNKLFGLFNKDHMSYELDRVKTKADEPSLSAMTLKAIDVLGKKPEGFFLMVEGGRIDHALHGTNAKRVLEDAVAFDDAIKAALDEMQKRDPGLKNTLIVVTADHDHTMTFNGYGKRGSNILGTVKDYRNGAEMKDVNGKNYTTLVFGNGPNRPNVRTNLIEGAADKTQVLHDDYQQETGVRTSSETHGGGDVMLFATGAGTASKTFKGTLDNTKVFGLLKSAFGF encoded by the coding sequence ATGAAAAAAACATTAATTGCCGCAGTGTTAGTCTCTGCATTTGCCTCATTGGCAGCGCCGACGTATGCGGCGGGTGAAGCGAAAAACGTCATCTTCTTCTTGGGCGACGGTATGGGCCCAACGACTGTAACTGCGGCACGTATTTACAAGTACAAAGAAGAAGGCGAGTTGAATATGGAAAAGCTGGACGGTAAAACCCGTACGGCCCGTATTAAAACGTATTCAAATGACGCTCAAACTACCGACTCTGCCCCTTCGATGGCGGCGTATATGACTGGCGTTAAAATGAACAACGAAGTGTTGTCGATGACGCCAGATACAAAAGCCGTTGATGCAGCGGGCAAAGCCTATCAAGTCGGTGGCGACAGTACTTGTCCAGCCGGCAATGGCAAGCCAGTGGATACGATTTTGGAAATCGCTAAAGCCAAGGGTAAAGCTGTCGGTGCTGTGACGACAACGCGTGTTACACATGCAACGCCTGCTGCGACTTACTCGCACATTTGTAATCGTGACGCAGAAAACACGATTGCAGCCCAGGCTGTTGTCGGTGGCGCAGGTTACAACACCAAGCTCGGTGATGGTTTGGATGTATTGCTGGGTGGTGGTACGCAATTCTTCTTGCCAACGACGGCAGGTGGTAAACGCACTGATGGCCGTGACCTGATCGCTGAAATGAAAACCAAAGGTTATACCTACGCTGCAACAGGTACTGCTTTGGCGGCGATTGACGGCAAAAACACCAATAAGCTGTTTGGTCTGTTTAATAAAGACCATATGTCATACGAACTAGATCGCGTAAAAACCAAGGCCGATGAGCCTAGCTTGAGCGCGATGACCTTGAAAGCCATTGATGTGTTGGGCAAAAAGCCAGAAGGCTTTTTCCTGATGGTTGAAGGCGGTCGTATTGACCACGCATTGCATGGCACCAACGCCAAGCGTGTATTGGAAGATGCCGTGGCATTTGACGACGCGATTAAAGCGGCGCTCGATGAAATGCAAAAACGCGATCCAGGTCTGAAAAATACGCTGATCGTTGTCACAGCTGACCATGACCACACGATGACGTTCAATGGCTATGGCAAGCGTGGTAGCAATATCCTCGGTACGGTGAAGGATTACCGCAATGGCGCGGAAATGAAAGACGTGAACGGCAAAAACTACACCACCTTGGTGTTTGGTAATGGCCCGAACCGCCCGAATGTACGCACCAATCTGATCGAAGGCGCTGCGGATAAAACCCAAGTCTTGCACGATGATTATCAGCAAGAAACAGGTGTACGCACCTCTAGCGAAACGCACGGTGGTGGCGATGTGATGTTGTTTGCGACCGGTGCTGGCACTGCGTCAAAAACCTTCAAAGGCACACTGGACAACACCAAAGTGTTTGGTTTGCTGAAAAGCGCGTTTGGCTTCTAA
- a CDS encoding ATP-dependent DNA helicase, with protein sequence MNLEEAFANDGPFSAAFPGYKLRQPQLEMAQAVAAAIENHGQLIAEAGTGTGKTFAYLVPALLSGGKTIVSTGTKTLQDQLFNRDIPSVRDVLKVPVTVALLKGRSNYVCHYHLERAEHEGRFMRREDVVDLQKVKRYAASTQSGDKASCQGVPEDAPIWSHVTSTRDNCLGQDCPSHKECFVLKARREAQEADVVVVNHHLFFADVWLRDEGAGELLPACNTVIFDEAHQLPEVASLFFGDTLTSGQVVEIARDARAEALVVAKDFIELPNAAEALEKAAKDVRLVFKEQLRLPQHELNEKYAEFFTQLGVMQDKLKTVAQLLAKQAERAEGLEKCQQRASEMLTLLDQWLEEDSKETVHWIDVTQHGFLLHVTPLNIADLFQKQINLNPRAWIFASATLAVNNQFTHFQHELGLWKAETATWDSPFDYKQQAVLYVPQDMPAPNTPSYTQAVVEKAWPLLQSTQGHAFLLFTSLKAMREAHELVLEKLKAANLDWPVFLQGTTSRTELLDQFRRAPNAILVASQTFWEGIDVRGEQLSLVVIDKLPFSPPDDPVLSARMEQITKAGRSPFMDYQLPNATITLKQGAGRLIRDETDIGILMIADTRLVEKQYGKLIWKSLPPMFRSRELANVQKFFAVKQAEKLEQRMGADASLAPADADK encoded by the coding sequence ATGAATCTTGAAGAAGCATTTGCCAACGATGGCCCATTTTCCGCTGCTTTTCCCGGCTACAAGCTCCGTCAGCCGCAGCTCGAAATGGCGCAGGCAGTCGCGGCGGCGATCGAGAATCATGGCCAACTGATTGCCGAAGCGGGTACGGGCACCGGCAAGACTTTTGCCTACTTGGTGCCAGCGCTGCTGTCAGGTGGCAAAACCATCGTCTCGACCGGTACTAAAACGCTGCAAGATCAGCTGTTTAACCGCGATATTCCCAGCGTGCGCGATGTGCTCAAAGTGCCGGTCACGGTGGCGCTGCTCAAAGGGCGCAGCAATTATGTCTGCCACTATCATCTGGAGCGTGCCGAGCACGAAGGGCGCTTTATGCGCCGCGAAGACGTGGTCGATCTGCAAAAGGTCAAACGTTATGCGGCCAGTACCCAGTCGGGCGATAAAGCGTCTTGCCAGGGCGTACCCGAAGATGCGCCAATCTGGTCGCATGTGACCAGCACCCGCGATAATTGCTTGGGGCAAGATTGCCCGAGCCACAAAGAATGTTTCGTGCTCAAAGCGCGGCGTGAAGCGCAAGAAGCTGACGTTGTGGTCGTCAATCATCACCTATTTTTTGCCGACGTGTGGCTGCGTGATGAAGGCGCGGGCGAATTGTTACCCGCGTGCAATACCGTCATTTTTGACGAGGCGCATCAGCTGCCCGAAGTGGCCAGCCTATTTTTTGGCGATACATTGACCAGTGGGCAAGTCGTTGAAATCGCGCGTGACGCGCGTGCCGAAGCATTGGTGGTGGCCAAAGATTTTATCGAGTTGCCCAATGCCGCCGAAGCGCTGGAAAAAGCCGCCAAAGATGTGCGACTCGTTTTCAAAGAGCAATTGCGCCTGCCGCAGCATGAATTAAACGAGAAGTACGCCGAGTTTTTTACGCAACTCGGCGTGATGCAAGATAAACTGAAAACCGTCGCACAACTCCTCGCCAAACAGGCTGAGCGCGCAGAAGGGTTGGAAAAATGCCAGCAGCGCGCCTCTGAAATGTTGACGCTGCTTGATCAGTGGCTCGAAGAAGACTCGAAAGAAACCGTGCATTGGATCGACGTCACGCAGCATGGCTTTTTGCTGCACGTCACGCCGCTCAATATCGCCGATTTATTCCAGAAACAAATCAATCTGAACCCGCGCGCGTGGATTTTTGCCTCAGCCACGCTGGCGGTAAATAATCAATTTACCCATTTTCAGCATGAGCTGGGTTTGTGGAAAGCAGAGACAGCGACATGGGATAGTCCATTCGATTACAAGCAGCAGGCAGTACTGTATGTGCCGCAAGACATGCCTGCACCTAATACACCGTCATATACCCAGGCAGTGGTTGAAAAAGCCTGGCCCTTGTTGCAATCAACGCAAGGCCACGCCTTTCTGCTTTTTACCAGCTTGAAAGCCATGCGCGAGGCGCATGAGCTGGTGCTGGAAAAACTCAAAGCCGCCAATCTGGATTGGCCGGTGTTTTTGCAAGGCACCACCTCGAGGACGGAATTATTGGATCAATTTCGTCGCGCGCCCAACGCCATTTTGGTGGCCAGCCAGACTTTTTGGGAAGGCATTGACGTGCGCGGGGAACAATTGTCTTTGGTCGTCATCGATAAACTACCGTTTTCACCGCCGGATGATCCGGTATTGTCGGCACGAATGGAGCAAATCACCAAAGCCGGTCGCAGCCCGTTTATGGATTATCAATTGCCGAACGCGACGATTACCCTCAAACAGGGCGCTGGGCGCTTGATTCGCGATGAAACCGACATCGGCATTTTGATGATTGCGGACACTCGATTAGTTGAGAAACAATACGGCAAGCTAATTTGGAAAAGCCTGCCGCCAATGTTCCGCTCGCGCGAGTTGGCCAATGTGCAGAAATTTTTCGCCGTGAAACAGGCCGAAAAGCTTGAGCAGCGCATGGGGGCTGATGCTAGCTTGGCGCCTGCGGATGCAGACAAATAG
- the mltG gene encoding endolytic transglycosylase MltG, with amino-acid sequence MASKPTKPVRKSGSPKKTPPSIWGRVFGFLLLSCFLLAALMGGWFYSWTTEAQPKPDAGAVVLQPGNVQVLAEQLQAQGAIDSATMFVWLARLTGKDTQLKSGRYRISVDMSPLTLLRKISKGDTDELMVTIVEGWNWRDVKKALSKNPYLKHDSAKLTDAELLAQLEISATSPEGMFFPDSYQIEAGSSDLKLLARAHRRMQQKLDQAWAGRKENLPLKNEYEALILASLVEKETGKASDRPLIAGVFINRLNQGMRLQTDPAVIYGVGEGFDGNITKAHLTTDTPYNTYTRGGLTPTPIAMVGEAALKAATQPADTTAVYFVARGDGSSQFSNTLDEHNAAVRKYLLSR; translated from the coding sequence GTGGCCAGTAAACCCACTAAACCCGTACGTAAAAGCGGGTCGCCCAAAAAAACGCCTCCGTCAATCTGGGGGCGCGTCTTCGGTTTTTTGCTGCTGAGCTGTTTTCTACTCGCGGCGCTCATGGGGGGCTGGTTTTATAGTTGGACCACCGAGGCGCAGCCCAAGCCCGATGCGGGCGCCGTGGTCTTACAGCCGGGCAATGTGCAGGTTTTGGCGGAGCAACTGCAGGCGCAAGGCGCGATTGACTCGGCAACGATGTTTGTTTGGTTGGCACGGCTGACGGGCAAAGATACGCAGCTTAAATCTGGTCGCTATCGGATTAGTGTGGATATGTCACCGCTGACTTTGCTGCGCAAAATCAGCAAGGGCGACACCGATGAATTGATGGTGACCATCGTTGAAGGCTGGAATTGGCGTGATGTCAAAAAGGCGCTGAGTAAAAATCCATACTTGAAGCACGATAGCGCAAAGCTCACCGATGCCGAATTATTGGCGCAGCTGGAAATCAGCGCGACTTCGCCCGAAGGCATGTTTTTTCCTGATAGCTACCAAATTGAGGCGGGTAGCTCTGATTTGAAATTACTGGCACGTGCGCATCGTCGTATGCAGCAAAAGCTTGATCAAGCTTGGGCGGGGAGGAAAGAGAATTTACCGTTGAAAAATGAATATGAGGCGCTGATTTTAGCTTCGCTAGTAGAAAAAGAAACTGGCAAGGCCAGCGATCGACCCTTGATTGCCGGTGTCTTTATCAATCGCCTGAATCAAGGGATGCGCCTGCAGACCGACCCAGCTGTGATTTACGGCGTGGGGGAGGGTTTTGATGGCAACATCACCAAGGCCCATCTGACGACCGATACGCCGTACAACACCTATACCCGCGGCGGGTTAACGCCAACGCCAATTGCGATGGTGGGGGAGGCCGCCCTGAAGGCAGCGACGCAACCTGCAGATACTACCGCAGTGTATTTTGTTGCACGCGGCGATGGATCTAGTCAATTTTCAAATACCCTTGATGAGCACAATGCCGCGGTGCGGAAATATCTATTGTCGCGCTAA
- a CDS encoding YicC/YloC family endoribonuclease: MIYSMTGYASSQRELSLGVLSVELRAVNHRFLDLSLRLPEEFRALEGAIREKLTGRLNRGKLECRLNFNAKDGANTQLRLNNALVAELLRLADQVKEHQATAGDLRMGEILRWPGVIESDALPTEVLQATALEILDVALDDFLASRAREGEKLGAILLARADEMEQILAEIKPRLPQIIEEYEAKLTQRFVDAIGTADDDRIRQEMVMFAQKVDVQEEVDRLATHIAELRRIVKTGGNAGKRLDFLMQELNREANTFGSKSISVDTTKVAMALKVLIEQMREQIQNIE, from the coding sequence ATGATTTACAGCATGACAGGTTATGCCAGTAGCCAGCGCGAATTATCACTCGGTGTTTTGTCCGTTGAATTGCGCGCGGTCAATCATCGCTTTTTGGACCTAAGCCTACGTTTACCAGAGGAGTTTCGTGCTCTCGAAGGTGCGATTCGCGAAAAGCTCACTGGCCGTCTCAATCGCGGCAAGCTCGAATGCCGGCTCAACTTTAATGCTAAAGACGGTGCCAATACGCAGTTGCGCCTAAACAACGCTTTAGTCGCCGAATTACTGCGTTTGGCCGATCAGGTGAAAGAGCATCAAGCAACGGCGGGTGATCTGCGCATGGGCGAGATTTTGCGCTGGCCAGGCGTGATCGAGTCTGATGCCTTGCCCACTGAAGTGTTGCAAGCAACGGCACTCGAAATATTGGATGTGGCGCTTGATGATTTTTTGGCTTCGCGCGCACGCGAAGGTGAAAAACTCGGCGCTATTTTGCTGGCGCGCGCCGATGAAATGGAGCAAATCCTGGCCGAGATCAAGCCGCGTTTGCCGCAAATTATCGAAGAGTACGAAGCCAAGCTCACGCAACGTTTTGTCGATGCCATCGGCACCGCGGATGACGACCGTATTCGCCAAGAAATGGTGATGTTTGCGCAAAAAGTCGATGTGCAAGAAGAAGTCGATCGTTTGGCGACCCACATTGCCGAGCTTCGCCGTATTGTGAAAACCGGCGGTAACGCGGGTAAACGCCTGGACTTCTTGATGCAAGAGCTTAATCGCGAAGCCAATACCTTTGGTTCGAAGTCAATTTCAGTTGATACGACCAAAGTAGCGATGGCGCTCAAAGTCTTGATCGAGCAGATGCGTGAGCAAATTCAGAATATCGAGTAA
- a CDS encoding serine/threonine protein kinase: MATPSNQPLSRGFQLQNYTIAKLLSAGGFSIVYLAHDENDYPVAIKEYLPNSLALRKEGVAVQATSEENIALFRHGLKCFFEEGKTLARIQHPNIVRVLNFFRANETVYMVMEYERGRTLQKEIQLNHEREGVDEKLIRSVFYNLLNGLREVHLNKLLHLDIKPANIYIRKDGSPVLLDFGSARQTLTTEHSRLTPMYTPGFAAPEQYRRKDQHGPWTDIYGVGASMYACIAGTAPQASDAREKEDKVQRLEILYGDRYSPELLELIHQCISIDPTARPQSVPQIQKALLEAGSPPSKKSNLLNTIKRKWQEVTRPKAKGEE; encoded by the coding sequence ATGGCCACCCCTAGCAATCAACCGCTTTCACGCGGATTTCAATTACAAAACTATACGATTGCCAAGCTACTATCTGCTGGCGGCTTCAGTATTGTTTATTTAGCGCACGATGAAAACGATTATCCGGTCGCGATTAAAGAATATTTGCCCAATTCATTAGCGCTACGCAAAGAAGGCGTTGCGGTACAAGCCACCAGTGAAGAGAATATCGCACTGTTTCGCCATGGCCTGAAATGCTTTTTTGAAGAGGGTAAAACCCTCGCCCGCATTCAACATCCGAACATCGTACGCGTTCTGAATTTTTTCCGCGCCAATGAAACCGTGTATATGGTGATGGAATACGAGCGCGGCCGCACTTTGCAAAAAGAAATCCAGCTCAATCACGAACGTGAAGGCGTGGATGAAAAGCTGATTCGCAGTGTATTTTACAATCTGCTCAATGGCTTACGTGAGGTTCACCTCAATAAGCTGCTGCACCTTGATATCAAGCCCGCCAATATTTATATCCGCAAAGATGGCTCGCCAGTGCTGCTCGACTTTGGCTCGGCGCGTCAAACGCTCACAACCGAGCATTCACGCCTAACGCCGATGTACACGCCTGGCTTTGCCGCACCCGAGCAATATCGCCGTAAAGATCAGCATGGCCCATGGACCGATATTTATGGCGTTGGCGCATCGATGTATGCCTGCATTGCCGGTACTGCACCGCAAGCATCCGATGCACGCGAAAAAGAAGATAAAGTTCAACGGCTGGAAATTTTATACGGCGATCGATATTCACCCGAATTACTTGAGCTCATTCATCAGTGTATTTCGATTGACCCGACTGCCCGCCCGCAAAGCGTGCCACAAATTCAAAAAGCCTTGCTCGAGGCAGGTTCGCCGCCCAGCAAAAAATCAAACCTGCTCAATACGATTAAACGCAAGTGGCAGGAAGTGACTCGCCCGAAGGCCAAAGGTGAAGAATGA
- a CDS encoding alkaline phosphatase has protein sequence MKKLLISSSIALALTACGGGSNLTQSTTSASTATPVPSSSSAAPKNILFFLGDGMGMATMTAARIYAVGEDGELTMDQLPETAFIKTYSNDAQVTDSAPSMAAYMTGVKMNNEVISMSADTKAFDAAGASYLKGADSACPSSNGKPVTTLLEIAKSAGLATGVVTTTRITHATPAATYAHVCHRDAENTIAAQLVPAGEGMGYNDKLVDGVDVVFGGGSQFFKPTSAGGKRTDGRDLIAEMKGNDYSYASNKSEFDKLDPKTAKKMFGLFSSSHMSYDLDRDPSKEPSLAEMTTKAIQGLQKNSKGMFLMVEGGRIDHALHETTAKKALQDAVAFDNAIKAGIAEMKKVDPDLKNTLIVVTADHDHTLVLNGYAARTGKSTATNPGVLGLLRNYVTGAVELDADKMPYTIIGFGNGENRVNATRSALTDTQVFANDYHQEAAVQMPAGSETHGGTNVFLGAMGKNADTFAGVMDNTKVFTLIRSAMGL, from the coding sequence ATGAAAAAGTTATTAATTAGCAGTTCAATTGCATTAGCACTCACTGCTTGCGGTGGTGGTTCTAATCTCACTCAAAGCACTACTTCTGCCAGCACGGCAACGCCAGTACCTAGCTCTAGCTCTGCAGCGCCAAAGAATATTTTGTTCTTCTTGGGTGACGGCATGGGCATGGCCACGATGACTGCTGCGCGTATTTACGCTGTGGGTGAAGATGGCGAGCTGACCATGGATCAATTGCCAGAAACTGCCTTTATCAAAACCTATTCCAATGACGCGCAAGTCACTGACTCAGCCCCATCGATGGCTGCGTACATGACGGGCGTGAAAATGAATAATGAAGTGATTTCAATGTCGGCGGACACCAAAGCATTTGATGCGGCGGGTGCGAGTTATTTGAAAGGCGCTGATAGCGCTTGCCCAAGTAGCAATGGTAAGCCAGTCACGACGCTGCTTGAAATCGCCAAGTCTGCTGGCCTAGCGACTGGTGTAGTAACGACAACTCGTATCACGCATGCAACGCCAGCCGCGACTTACGCTCACGTATGCCACCGTGATGCGGAAAACACCATTGCGGCCCAGTTGGTGCCCGCTGGTGAAGGTATGGGTTATAACGACAAGCTGGTCGATGGTGTGGACGTGGTCTTTGGTGGTGGTAGCCAATTCTTCAAACCCACATCGGCGGGTGGTAAACGGACTGACGGTCGTGATTTGATCGCCGAAATGAAGGGTAATGATTACAGCTACGCCAGCAACAAATCGGAATTCGACAAACTCGATCCGAAAACGGCGAAGAAAATGTTTGGTCTGTTTAGCTCTAGCCACATGAGCTATGACCTTGATCGTGATCCAAGCAAAGAGCCTAGCCTGGCTGAAATGACGACCAAAGCGATTCAGGGCTTGCAGAAAAACAGCAAGGGGATGTTCCTGATGGTTGAAGGTGGCCGTATCGACCACGCGCTGCACGAAACTACTGCGAAGAAAGCTCTGCAAGACGCTGTTGCGTTTGATAACGCAATCAAAGCGGGTATCGCCGAGATGAAGAAGGTTGATCCTGATCTGAAAAACACCTTGATCGTTGTAACTGCTGACCATGACCACACGCTGGTACTCAATGGTTACGCTGCACGTACCGGTAAATCAACTGCAACTAACCCAGGGGTGTTGGGCTTGCTGCGCAATTATGTTACCGGCGCTGTCGAGCTTGATGCCGACAAGATGCCATACACGATTATTGGCTTTGGTAACGGCGAAAACCGCGTGAATGCAACGCGTAGCGCGCTGACCGATACGCAAGTGTTTGCCAATGATTACCACCAAGAAGCCGCAGTGCAAATGCCGGCGGGTAGCGAAACACACGGCGGTACTAATGTGTTCTTGGGTGCGATGGGTAAAAATGCCGATACCTTTGCTGGCGTGATGGACAACACCAAGGTATTTACGCTGATTCGTAGCGCAATGGGCCTGTAA